A single genomic interval of Arachis duranensis cultivar V14167 chromosome 7, aradu.V14167.gnm2.J7QH, whole genome shotgun sequence harbors:
- the LOC107459849 gene encoding FCS-Like Zinc finger 10, with amino-acid sequence MADSSSGSSLPSENTSSLRQISYSLFHNSGCRVGPAAKGIPDSESAWSPTSPLDCKLFSNFSNPFGVKSSKASFGSGHKKQLNCGKVGLSIISSLVNEANLKDDEILGNCQLKNVLFRPLMNSGILKVSKKSQEYLSPHRKSNSLPKNYVISLPSETKISKFEVESFDDVSSKEELGHEGKPFKSNMTSLPDSLRPSSSLIYSNHKSNLGVIDLCVENASSALNLAPVAGRSLEVDNSLKIQSSSLPVSIDFSKGYIGSLSARDIELSEDYTCIISHGPNPKRTHIFGDCILECHKDDFTELGKKEEPAFGSSQVSTFSEGLPPYHSDNASSFCYSCHKKLEEGKDFNIFRGDKTFCSFNCGSEEEVEKTCSNSTDSSPGSSYHDLFFKGLLLSK; translated from the exons ATGGCTGATTCTTCTTCCGGTTCCTCTTTACCTAGTGAAAATACATCAAGCCTGAGGCAAATAAGCTACTCCTTGTTCCACAATTCTGGTTGTAGGGTGGGGCCTGCAGCAAAAGGTATACCGGATTCCGAATCTGCTTGGAGCCCTACATCTCCTCTGGATTGCAAGTTATTCTCAAATTTTAGCAACCCTTTTGGTGTTAAGTCTTCTAAAGCATCATTTGGATCTGGACACAAGAAGCAGTTGAACTGTGGTAAAGTAGGCCTCAGCATTATTAGTTCACTTGTTAATGAAGCCAACCTTAAGGATGATGAAATCCTTGGTAATTGTCAGCTGAAAAATGTGCTTTTCCGGCCACTGATGAATAGTGGCATTCTTAAAGTCTCAAAGAAAAGCCAAGAATATCTGTCCCCTCACAGAAAATCAAATTCCTTGCCTAAAAACTATGTGATTTCACTTCCTTCTGAAACAAAAATTTCCAAATTTGAAGTTGAAAGCTTTGATGATGTTTCTAGCAAAGAAGAGTTAGGTCATGAAGGTAAACCTTTCAAAAGTAATATGACTTCTTTGCCTGATTCCTTGAGGCCTTCTTCATCATTAATCTATTCAAATCACAAGTCCAATCTGGGAGTAATTGATTTATGTGTAGAAAATGCATCTTCTGCATTGAATTTGGCTCCAGTGGCAGGTAGAAGTTTGGAGGTAGATAATTCTTTGAAGATTCAATCATCTTCACTTCCTGTATCCATTGATTTTAGTAAAGGGTACATAGGCTCACTTTCCGCAAGAGATATCGAGCTTTCTGAGGATTATACTTGCATAATTTCTCATGGTCCAAATCCTAAGAGAACTCATATTTTTGGTGACTGCATCCTGGAATGTCACAAAGATGACTTTACTGAGTTAGGCAAAAAGGAAGAACCTGCTTTTGGATCTTCCCAGGTTTCTACTTTTTCAGAAGGCTTACCCCCTTACCATTCTGATAATGCTTCTAGCTTCTGTTACTCATGTCACAAGAAATTGGAAGAGGGGAAAGACTTTAACATATTCAG AGGTGACAAAACATTTTGCAGCTTTAACTGTGGATCCGAGGAAGAAGTGGAGAAAACTTGTTCTAACTCAACAGACAGCTCTCCTGGCTCAAGTTACCATGATCTCTTCTTCAAGGGTCTGCTTTTGTCCAAATAA
- the LOC107459895 gene encoding pentatricopeptide repeat-containing protein At3g16010: protein MLSGSLATTRKISTWPPFSQRIKQTENEIVQMFRLPNSREEKLSFPMEGGCDSRNGHNARILDERFIRILKIFKWGPDAEKALEVLKMKVNARLVREVLKVDVEVNVKIQFFKWAGKRRNFEHDSTTYMALIRCLDEHGFTGELWKTIQDMIKSSCPIRPTASTYNSVILMLIQEGHHEKVHELYNEMCSEGHCFPDTITYNALISAFAKLNRGDSAVRLFDEMKENGLQPTEKIYTTLMGIYFKSGKVDEALGLVLEMRTQRCSPTVFTYTELIRGLGKSGRVDDAYSVYKNMLKDSCRPDVVLMNNLINILGRSNRLKDAIKLFEDMKLLDCTPNVVTYNTIIKSLFDARAPPSEASLWLERMKKEGVVPSSFTYSILIDGFCKTNQLEKALLLLEEMDEKGFPPCPAAYCSLINSLGKAKRYEAANELFQELKENCGRSSARVYAVMIKHFGKCGRLNEAINLFNEMKKLGCAPDVYAYNALMSGMVRVDMMDEALSLFRAMEEHGCTPDVNSHNIILNGLARTGGPKRAMEMLNKMKASATNKPDAVSYNTVLGCLSRAGQFEEAAKLMKEMSSLGFQYDLITYSSILEAVGKVDEDSNILDS from the exons ATGCTCTCTGGATCTCTTGCCACAACAAGGAAGATATCAACTTGGCCTCCGTTCTCTCAGAGAATAAAGCAAACAG AAAATGAGATTGTCCAGATGTTTCGTTTGCCTAATTCCCGAGAAGAAAAGCTTAGCTTTCCCATGGAAGGAGGATGTGATTCGAGGAATGGCCATAACGCTCGCATATTGGATGAGAGATTCATTAGGAtcttgaaaatatttaaatggGGACCCGATGCAGAAAAGGCATTGGAAGTGCTGAAAATGAAGGTCAATGCTCGCTTGGTTCGTGAGGTTCTGAAGGTAGATGTTGAGGTAAATGTTAAGATTCAGTTCTTTAAGTGGGCTGGGAAGAGAAGGAACTTTGAACATGATTCAACCACTTACATGGCTTTGATACGCTGCTTGGATGAACACGGATTCACTGGTGAACTGTGGAAGACTATACAAGACATGATTAAAAGTTCATGTCCAATCAGACCTACAGCAAGCACTTACAACTCCGTTATCTTGATGTTGATTCAAGAGGGGCATCACGAGAAAGTGCATGAGCTGTATAATGAAATGTGCAGTGAGGGTCACTGCTTCCCTGATACTATTACATATAACGCACTTATATCAGCATTTGCAAAGCTAAATCGCGGTGACTCTGCTGTTAGATTATTTGATGAGATGAAGGAGAATGGATTGCAACCAACTGAAAAAATTTATACAACTTTGATGGGGATATACTTTAAGTCAGGTAAGGTTGATGAAGCTTTGGGCCTGGTCCTGGAGATGAGAACACAACGTTGTTCCCCAACTGTTTTTACTTATACAGAACTCATAAGAGGATTGGGGAAATCTGGGAGGGTTGATGACGCATACAGCGTATACAAGAATATGCTGAAAGATAGTTGTAGACCTGATGTTGTTTTGATGAATAATTTGATTAACATCCTGGGCAGATCAAATCGCTTAAAGGATGCTATTAAGCTTTTTGAGGACATGAAATTGCTGGATTGCACCCCAAATGTTGTGACATATAATACCATTATTAAATCATTATTTGATGCCAGGGCTCCACCCTCCGAGGCTTCTTTGTGGCTTGAGAGGATGAAAAAAGAGGGAGTAGTCCCAAGTTCATTTACCTATTCAATTCTCATCGACGGTTTCTGCAAAACAAATCAACTGGAGAAGGCTTTGTTGCTTCTTGAGGAGATGGATGAAAAAGGGTTCCCACCCTGTCCTGCTGCCTACTGCAGCCTGATCAATAGCCTTGGAAAAGCAAAACGCTATGAGGCCGCAAATGAACTGTTCCAGGAATTGAAAGAGAACTGCGGACGTTCAAGTGCTCGTGTCTATGCTGTGATGATTAAACATTTCGGAAAATGCGGTCGACTCAACGAAGCCATCAATCTCTTTAACGAGATGAAAAAACTCGGATGCGCTCCAGATGTTTATGCTTATAATGCTCTCATGTCTGGGATGGTGAGAGTAGACATGATGGATGAAGCTCTTTCTCTCTTTAGGGCCATGGAAGAACATGGTTGCACCCCGGATGTAAATTCGCATAATATAATCTTAAATGGCTTAGCTAGAACAGGTGGCCCAAAGCGCGCAATGGAAATGCTTAACAAAATGAAGGCTTCTGCTACTAATAAGCCAGATGCAGTTTCTTACAACACCGTTCTTGGTTGTCTCAGCAGAGCAGGTCAGTTTGAAGAAGCTGCAAAACTTATGAAAGAAATGAGTTCACTTGGATTTCAGTATGACCTTATCACTTACTCATCAATACTTGAGGCAGTTGGTAAGGTTGATGAAGATTCCAATATACTAGACTCTTGA
- the LOC107459674 gene encoding MAR-binding filament-like protein 1-1 isoform X1, translating to MAFMAGSSFLPYHLPSSSLAPRRFRSSCYLRQQQQQHDPICRKRAFLLMGFAVLPLLPFKNTPALSLQSPKESEVKAQDDDKNMETAPETDKPSNSSFMSPLAVIGILSSAMVGALYASAQKENSSAVIVIEMLRRELKEKDEMIVSLKRNYESKLLNEQEEQVKLLGKAKEEQQSLMNQLQSANSTVSRLGQELKSEKNLIGELKSQVDSLETELSETNADKLDLEISLKEKIDSIGHLQKRIDLLSLDLKDKEDTVQSLNSSLEEKELELSNLNSVYEQTKDDLSNVQLQIRGLKDELLKSQEELEAKDSAVNELNSTITSLTVENHDSKSKYKIMEKEYNDLKLTVETKAALDAKALKEKEEELHQLKDQLELATDELSRNQATIKDLSQEREVLKESLENESKKVNNLKFELQIVQENLGKSRTESAELEKYLTESNKMNNELVVEASKLSSELIEVRESLQSRLDDAKREAELLASELATAKKQLKQVEAELQSVSDELKAALESRDSLQRELADIYKKAETTSEDLNEERKLVTSLNNDLEALEKQVSKDKKARETLEMALQEATKSLDEMNRNTLILSDELERAKSLISGLENEKEVIYKSLKEQRNAYKVAQENMEDAHSLIMRLGKERENLENRKKKLEEELALAKGEILRLRSRVSSLKSQVEDNNNEQVQKKDESESKVTVDGRKNFRRRKANPQ from the exons ATGGCCTTTATGGCGGGGAGTTCCTTCCTCCCCTATCATTTACCCTCTTCTTCTTTAGCTCCCAGAAGGTTCCGATCCTCGTGCTACTTGCGCCAACAACAGCAACAGCATGATCCGATCTGCAGAAAGAGAGCATTTTTGTTGATGGGCTTCGCTGTTCTTCCACTTCTCCCATTCAAGAATACCCCAGCTCTTTCTCTTCAATCACCCA AAGAAAGTGAGGTGAAGGCACAGGATGATGACAAGAACATGGAG ACGGCACCTGAAACAGACAAGCCatcaaattcatcttttatGTCACCGCTGGCTGTAATAGGAATACTTTCTTCTGCTATGGTGGGTGCTCTCTATGCATCTGCTCAGAAAGAGAATTCCTCGGCTGTTATAGTGATTGAAATG TTGCGCCGCGAACTGAAGGAAAAGGATGAGATGATTGTTTCCTTAAAGAGGAACTATGAATCAAAGTTACTGAATGAGCAGGAGGAACAAGTGAAGCTTCTTGGAAAGGCAAAGGAAGAGCAGCAATCTTTGATGAACCAATTACAATCTGCAAACAGCACCGTCAGCCGCTTAGGGCAGGAGCTAAAAAGTGAGAAAAATTTGATTGGGGAGCTGAAGAGTCAAGTTGACAGTCTTGAAACTGAGCTATCGGAGACTAATGCAGACAAGTTGGATCTTGAAATCAGTTTGAAGGAAAAGATAGACTCTATTGGACATCTACAAAAGAGAATTGATCTGTTAAGTTTGGATCTCAAGGACAAAGAAGATACTGTTCAAAGTCTCAACTCATCCCTTGAAGAAAAGGAGTTGGAATTGAGCAATTTGAATTCTGTCTACGAGCAAACCAAGGATGACTTATCCAACGTTCAGCTTCAGATTCGAGGGTTGAAAGACGAACTACTAAAGAGCCAAGAGGAATTGGAAGCCAAAGATTCTGCCGTGAATGAACTAAATTCAACAATAACTTCCTTGACTGTTGAAAACCACGATTCTAAGAGTAAGTATAAGATCATGGAAAAGGAATACAATGACCTAAAGTTGACTGTTGAAACAAAGGCTGCTTTGGATGCTAAGGctctaaaagaaaaagaagaggagctTCATCAGCTAAAGGATCAACTTGAACTTGCCACAGATGAATTAAGCAGAAACCAAGCCACCATTAAGGATTTATCCCAAGAAAGAGAGGTTTTGAAGGAATCTCTGGAAAATGAATCTAAGAAAGTGAATAACTTGAAGTTCGAACTTCAAATCGTTCAGGAGAATCTTGGAAAATCAAGAACCGAGTCAGCTGAATTGGAAAAATATCTGACTGAATCAAACAAAATGAACAATGAGCTTGTAGTTGAGGCCTCTAAACTTTCATCTGAGCTCATTGAAGTTAGAGAGTCACTACAGAGTAGGCTTGATGATGCAAAACGTGAGGCGGAATTGCTAGCCAGTGAACTTGCAACAGCAAAGAAACAATTGAAGCAAGTTGAAGCAGAGCTGCAAAGCGTGTCCGATGAACTGAAGGCTGCTCTGGAGAGCCGTGATAGCCTACAAAGAGAATTAGCTGACATCTACAAAAAGGCTGAAACCACATCTGAGGATTTGAATGAAGAAAGGAAGTTAGTCACTTCACTGAACAATGATCTAGAAGCTTTGGAGAAGCAAGTCTCGAAAGACAAGAAGGCTCGGGAAACTCTTGAAATGGCCCTGCAGGAGGCTACCAAATCACTGGACGAAATGAACAGAAACACTCTGATTCTTTCTGATGAACTAGAGAGAGCTAAATCTCTTATATCTGGTCTTGAAAATGAGAAGGAGGTGATTTACAAGTCCCTTAAAGAACAAAGAAATGCATACAAAGTGGCTCAGGAAAACATGGAGGATGCACATAGCCTCAtcatgagacttgggaaggagagagagaatttggagaacagAAAGAAGAAATTGGAGGAAGAACTGGCTTTAGCAAAGGGTGAGATATTGCGCTTGAGGAGTAGAGTCAGCAGCTTAAAATCACAAGTTGAAGATAACAATAATGAGCAAGTGCAGAAGAAAGATGAAAGTGAAAGCAAGGTCACTGTTGATGGCAGGAAGAATTTCAGAAGAAGAAAGGCTAACCCCCAATAA
- the LOC107459674 gene encoding MAR-binding filament-like protein 1-1 isoform X2, translating into MAFMAGSSFLPYHLPSSSLAPRRFRSSCYLRQQQQQHDPICRKRAFLLMGFAVLPLLPFKNTPALSLQSPKSEVKAQDDDKNMETAPETDKPSNSSFMSPLAVIGILSSAMVGALYASAQKENSSAVIVIEMLRRELKEKDEMIVSLKRNYESKLLNEQEEQVKLLGKAKEEQQSLMNQLQSANSTVSRLGQELKSEKNLIGELKSQVDSLETELSETNADKLDLEISLKEKIDSIGHLQKRIDLLSLDLKDKEDTVQSLNSSLEEKELELSNLNSVYEQTKDDLSNVQLQIRGLKDELLKSQEELEAKDSAVNELNSTITSLTVENHDSKSKYKIMEKEYNDLKLTVETKAALDAKALKEKEEELHQLKDQLELATDELSRNQATIKDLSQEREVLKESLENESKKVNNLKFELQIVQENLGKSRTESAELEKYLTESNKMNNELVVEASKLSSELIEVRESLQSRLDDAKREAELLASELATAKKQLKQVEAELQSVSDELKAALESRDSLQRELADIYKKAETTSEDLNEERKLVTSLNNDLEALEKQVSKDKKARETLEMALQEATKSLDEMNRNTLILSDELERAKSLISGLENEKEVIYKSLKEQRNAYKVAQENMEDAHSLIMRLGKERENLENRKKKLEEELALAKGEILRLRSRVSSLKSQVEDNNNEQVQKKDESESKVTVDGRKNFRRRKANPQ; encoded by the exons ATGGCCTTTATGGCGGGGAGTTCCTTCCTCCCCTATCATTTACCCTCTTCTTCTTTAGCTCCCAGAAGGTTCCGATCCTCGTGCTACTTGCGCCAACAACAGCAACAGCATGATCCGATCTGCAGAAAGAGAGCATTTTTGTTGATGGGCTTCGCTGTTCTTCCACTTCTCCCATTCAAGAATACCCCAGCTCTTTCTCTTCAATCACCCA AAAGTGAGGTGAAGGCACAGGATGATGACAAGAACATGGAG ACGGCACCTGAAACAGACAAGCCatcaaattcatcttttatGTCACCGCTGGCTGTAATAGGAATACTTTCTTCTGCTATGGTGGGTGCTCTCTATGCATCTGCTCAGAAAGAGAATTCCTCGGCTGTTATAGTGATTGAAATG TTGCGCCGCGAACTGAAGGAAAAGGATGAGATGATTGTTTCCTTAAAGAGGAACTATGAATCAAAGTTACTGAATGAGCAGGAGGAACAAGTGAAGCTTCTTGGAAAGGCAAAGGAAGAGCAGCAATCTTTGATGAACCAATTACAATCTGCAAACAGCACCGTCAGCCGCTTAGGGCAGGAGCTAAAAAGTGAGAAAAATTTGATTGGGGAGCTGAAGAGTCAAGTTGACAGTCTTGAAACTGAGCTATCGGAGACTAATGCAGACAAGTTGGATCTTGAAATCAGTTTGAAGGAAAAGATAGACTCTATTGGACATCTACAAAAGAGAATTGATCTGTTAAGTTTGGATCTCAAGGACAAAGAAGATACTGTTCAAAGTCTCAACTCATCCCTTGAAGAAAAGGAGTTGGAATTGAGCAATTTGAATTCTGTCTACGAGCAAACCAAGGATGACTTATCCAACGTTCAGCTTCAGATTCGAGGGTTGAAAGACGAACTACTAAAGAGCCAAGAGGAATTGGAAGCCAAAGATTCTGCCGTGAATGAACTAAATTCAACAATAACTTCCTTGACTGTTGAAAACCACGATTCTAAGAGTAAGTATAAGATCATGGAAAAGGAATACAATGACCTAAAGTTGACTGTTGAAACAAAGGCTGCTTTGGATGCTAAGGctctaaaagaaaaagaagaggagctTCATCAGCTAAAGGATCAACTTGAACTTGCCACAGATGAATTAAGCAGAAACCAAGCCACCATTAAGGATTTATCCCAAGAAAGAGAGGTTTTGAAGGAATCTCTGGAAAATGAATCTAAGAAAGTGAATAACTTGAAGTTCGAACTTCAAATCGTTCAGGAGAATCTTGGAAAATCAAGAACCGAGTCAGCTGAATTGGAAAAATATCTGACTGAATCAAACAAAATGAACAATGAGCTTGTAGTTGAGGCCTCTAAACTTTCATCTGAGCTCATTGAAGTTAGAGAGTCACTACAGAGTAGGCTTGATGATGCAAAACGTGAGGCGGAATTGCTAGCCAGTGAACTTGCAACAGCAAAGAAACAATTGAAGCAAGTTGAAGCAGAGCTGCAAAGCGTGTCCGATGAACTGAAGGCTGCTCTGGAGAGCCGTGATAGCCTACAAAGAGAATTAGCTGACATCTACAAAAAGGCTGAAACCACATCTGAGGATTTGAATGAAGAAAGGAAGTTAGTCACTTCACTGAACAATGATCTAGAAGCTTTGGAGAAGCAAGTCTCGAAAGACAAGAAGGCTCGGGAAACTCTTGAAATGGCCCTGCAGGAGGCTACCAAATCACTGGACGAAATGAACAGAAACACTCTGATTCTTTCTGATGAACTAGAGAGAGCTAAATCTCTTATATCTGGTCTTGAAAATGAGAAGGAGGTGATTTACAAGTCCCTTAAAGAACAAAGAAATGCATACAAAGTGGCTCAGGAAAACATGGAGGATGCACATAGCCTCAtcatgagacttgggaaggagagagagaatttggagaacagAAAGAAGAAATTGGAGGAAGAACTGGCTTTAGCAAAGGGTGAGATATTGCGCTTGAGGAGTAGAGTCAGCAGCTTAAAATCACAAGTTGAAGATAACAATAATGAGCAAGTGCAGAAGAAAGATGAAAGTGAAAGCAAGGTCACTGTTGATGGCAGGAAGAATTTCAGAAGAAGAAAGGCTAACCCCCAATAA
- the LOC107459676 gene encoding uncharacterized protein LOC107459676 produces the protein MFYGAVVWDPWLILAQIVCFQCLYYVTLGFFLAILVGTRVSRMTLVYFFDFVTVTTSTFTGWCVIASFILTSISGAVYMLYVIERAKKCLDFSVTLYIVHSFICIVYGGWPSSITWWIVNGIGIAMMALLGEYLCIRRELREIPITRYRSNA, from the exons ATGTTCTATGGTGCGGTGGTGTGGGACCCTTGGCTCATTCTTGCTCAGATTGTATGCTTTCAATGCTTGTACTACGTCACTCTCGGCTTCTTCTTGGCCATACTCGTTGGAACTCGCGTCTCAAGAATGACCCTCGTTTATTTCTTCGATTTCGTTACAGTCACTACCTCCACCTTCACCGGCTGGTGTGTCATTGCCTCCTTTATCCTCACCTCAATTTCAGG GGCAGTGTATATGCTTTATGTGATTGAAAGGGCAAAGAAATGCTTGGATTTTTCGGTTACACTCTACATAGTTCATAGCTTTATATGCATTGTGTATGGTGGCTGGCCTTCTTCCATAACTTGGTGGATTGTGAATGGTATTGGAATTGCAATGATGGCTCTGCTAGGGGAATATCTCTGCATCAGGCGCGAACTTCGCGAGATACCAATAACACGATATCGTTCGA ATGCTTGA